In Thiovulum sp. ES, one DNA window encodes the following:
- a CDS encoding putative stress response protein, TerZ- and CABP1 (PFAM: Bacterial stress protein): MAISLVKGQKISLEKESGKPLSSIFLGLNWGAIEKKTLFGTGKVSVDLDGSCATFDENGNRLDVIYFGNLKSKDGSIQHSGDDLTGDTDGDDGIDNEIIGVDLSRLNSSVSQIVFVLNSFKGQDFATIPFARIRIFEGSFKSPTNIIASFDIANDPKFAGFVSMIMGKLYKKNGEWKFSAIGEPTKDKKLQETIETIQSSYL; the protein is encoded by the coding sequence ATGGCAATCAGTCTTGTGAAAGGTCAAAAAATAAGCTTAGAAAAAGAGAGTGGGAAACCGCTTTCGTCAATATTTCTTGGTTTAAATTGGGGGGCGATTGAGAAAAAGACACTTTTTGGAACTGGAAAAGTGAGTGTTGATTTAGACGGGAGTTGTGCTACATTTGATGAAAATGGAAATCGTCTTGATGTTATATATTTTGGAAATTTAAAATCAAAAGATGGTTCAATTCAGCACAGCGGTGATGATTTAACAGGTGATACTGATGGTGATGATGGAATTGACAATGAGATTATTGGAGTTGATTTAAGCAGATTAAACAGTTCAGTTTCTCAAATTGTTTTTGTTTTAAACTCATTTAAGGGACAAGATTTTGCAACAATTCCTTTTGCAAGAATACGAATTTTTGAAGGGAGTTTTAAAAGTCCAACAAACATAATTGCATCTTTTGATATTGCGAATGATCCAAAATTTGCGGGGTTTGTCTCAATGATTATGGGAAAACTCTACAAAAAAAATGGTGAGTGGAAATTTTCCGCAATTGGAGAGCCAACAAAAGATAAAAAATTACAAGAGACAATTGAGACAATTCAAAGTTCATATTTGTAA
- a CDS encoding prophage antirepressor (PFAM: BRO family, N-terminal domain) — translation MLRRLDDDEKKTVARDRRSSIPEGFFGNQGSIILINESGLYSSILGSKLPTAKSFKKWITREVLPQIRKTGSYSLQKTEKLDFEEIQKTLNFGEKVLETLNSKNVFEKIQLDNLVKTQNGISILETLKINFDNLLFLPTELGKFLGISPVEMNQNFKEKGLQMKTDGVWKLTEKGQKFGVDVSETFPQIKWKIEVLFL, via the coding sequence ATGCTTAGAAGACTTGACGATGACGAGAAAAAAACGGTCGCCCGTGATAGGCGATCGTCTATTCCAGAAGGATTTTTTGGAAATCAAGGCTCTATCATTCTGATTAATGAATCTGGTCTTTACAGTTCTATTCTTGGCTCAAAATTACCAACAGCAAAAAGTTTTAAAAAATGGATAACTAGAGAAGTTCTTCCACAAATTCGTAAAACTGGTTCATATTCTCTACAAAAAACTGAAAAACTTGACTTTGAAGAAATTCAAAAAACTCTCAATTTTGGTGAAAAAGTTTTAGAAACTCTCAACTCAAAAAATGTTTTTGAGAAAATCCAACTTGATAATTTAGTGAAAACTCAAAATGGAATTTCAATTTTGGAAACTTTGAAAATCAATTTTGACAATTTGCTTTTTCTACCAACGGAACTCGGAAAATTTTTGGGAATTTCACCAGTTGAAATGAATCAAAATTTTAAAGAAAAAGGTTTGCAAATGAAAACTGATGGAGTTTGGAAATTGACTGAAAAAGGTCAAAAGTTTGGAGTTGATGTTTCTGAAACTTTCCCACAAATCAAATGGAAAATCGAAGTTCTCTTTTTGTAA
- a CDS encoding putative transcriptional regulator, protein MEKKEAKSEENLVKKTCRELGITQKELAEKIGVSKQTVYDWSSEKTPIPNWGFNFMKLLKEIPELLILKEAVDKLYHQKQYT, encoded by the coding sequence TTGGAAAAAAAAGAGGCAAAAAGTGAAGAAAATTTAGTTAAAAAGACTTGTCGAGAACTTGGAATCACTCAAAAAGAACTTGCTGAAAAAATCGGAGTCTCAAAACAAACAGTTTATGATTGGTCAAGTGAAAAAACACCAATACCAAATTGGGGATTTAATTTTATGAAATTATTAAAAGAAATACCAGAATTACTAATTTTAAAAGAAGCAGTTGATAAATTATATCATCAAAAACAATATACTTGA
- a CDS encoding growth inhibitor (PFAM: PemK-like protein), translated as MTAFKGEIWLANLNPVKRANEVGKTRPVIIFQNDDLNSSEYPTTIILPLTTSLIDNAGPLRFRVSKREKLLQNSDILVAQIRAIDNSRLVKKVAKLENFEIKKVKELFDEILE; from the coding sequence ATGACGGCATTTAAAGGTGAAATTTGGTTAGCAAATCTTAATCCAGTCAAAAGAGCAAATGAAGTTGGGAAAACTCGACCAGTTATAATTTTTCAAAACGATGATTTGAATTCTAGTGAATATCCGACAACTATCATTTTGCCTTTGACAACTTCACTTATCGACAATGCTGGGCCTTTACGATTTCGTGTTTCAAAAAGAGAAAAACTTTTACAAAATTCTGATATTTTGGTGGCACAAATTCGGGCAATTGACAACTCTCGACTTGTTAAAAAAGTTGCAAAACTAGAAAATTTTGAAATAAAAAAAGTTAAAGAGTTGTTTGATGAAATTTTAGAATGA
- a CDS encoding Ribbon-helix-helix protein, copG family (PFAM: Ribbon-helix-helix protein, copG family) — MVATVRLDNQLSETLDNLVSKMNKQKSEIIREAIRFYAQNIENSKKSRLQNAIQKTLQADLKENQKMENSLNDGI, encoded by the coding sequence ATGGTGGCAACTGTCCGATTAGATAATCAGCTTTCAGAAACTCTTGATAATTTAGTTTCAAAAATGAACAAACAGAAAAGTGAAATTATCAGAGAAGCCATTAGATTTTATGCACAAAATATTGAAAATAGCAAAAAAAGTCGTTTGCAAAATGCAATTCAAAAAACTTTACAAGCTGACTTAAAAGAGAATCAAAAAATGGAAAATAGTCTCAATGACGGCATTTAA
- a CDS encoding prophage antirepressor (PFAM: BRO family, N-terminal domain), whose amino-acid sequence MNEILPFSFQNVKIRTVLINGEPWFVAKDISVVLEIKNNRQFLVDLEEDERGSFKMTTSGGEQELTIVSESGLYALIMRSRKSVAKPFQRWISREVLPEIRKTGSYSLQKTEKLDFEEIQKTLNFGEKVLETLKSKNVFEKIKLDNLVKTQNGISILETLKINFDNLLFLPTELGKFLGISPMEMNQNFKEKGLQIKTDGVWKLTEKGQKFGVDVSETFPQIKWKIEVLFL is encoded by the coding sequence ATGAATGAAATTCTACCATTCAGTTTCCAAAATGTAAAAATTAGAACCGTATTAATTAATGGCGAACCTTGGTTTGTTGCAAAAGATATATCTGTTGTTTTAGAAATTAAAAACAATAGACAATTTCTTGTAGATTTAGAAGAAGACGAAAGGGGGTCATTTAAAATGACTACCTCTGGAGGTGAGCAAGAACTAACTATTGTTTCTGAATCAGGTCTTTATGCCTTGATTATGAGAAGTCGAAAATCAGTAGCTAAGCCTTTTCAAAGATGGATAAGTCGTGAAGTTCTTCCAGAAATTCGTAAAACTGGTTCATATTCTCTACAAAAAACTGAAAAACTTGACTTTGAAGAAATTCAAAAAACTCTCAATTTTGGTGAAAAAGTTTTAGAAACTCTCAAATCAAAAAATGTTTTTGAAAAAATCAAACTTGACAATTTGGTGAAAACTCAAAACGGAATTTCAATTTTGGAAACTTTGAAAATCAATTTTGATAATTTGCTTTTTCTACCAACGGAACTCGGAAAATTTTTGGGAATTTCTCCAATGGAAATGAATCAAAATTTTAAAGAAAAAGGTTTGCAAATTAAAACTGATGGAGTTTGGAAATTGACTGAAAAAGGTCAAAAGTTTGGAGTTGATGTTTCTGAAACTTTCCCACAAATCAAATGGAAAATTGAGGTTCTCTTTTTGTAA
- a CDS encoding Helix-turn-helix protein (PFAM: Helix-turn-helix), whose product MEKKEAKSEENLVKKTCRELGITQKELAEQIGVAPVSISRWSRGENQIPKNIELLFKTLVENKNLKNINFEIIKFKKKLDTLTESIV is encoded by the coding sequence TTGGAAAAAAAAGAGGCAAAAAGTGAAGAAAATTTAGTTAAAAAGACTTGTCGAGAACTTGGAATCACTCAAAAAGAACTTGCTGAACAAATTGGAGTTGCTCCTGTTTCAATTAGTCGGTGGAGTAGAGGTGAAAATCAAATTCCAAAAAATATTGAACTTCTATTTAAAACACTCGTAGAAAATAAAAATTTAAAAAATATAAACTTTGAGATAATTAAATTTAAGAAAAAACTAGATACATTAACTGAAAGTATTGTATAA